The Streptomyces sp. NBC_01142 genomic interval GAGGAAGCCGTCGACGAGCTCATCGCCGCCCGCGACAAGGGACTCAATGTCTTCGGCGAGACCTGCCCGCAGTATCTCTTCCTCTCCACCGACAACCTCGCCGAGCCGGACTTCGGCGGCGCGAAGTACGTGTGCTCAACTCCCCTGCGGCCGAAGGAGCATCAGGCCGCCCTCTGGCGCGGGCTGCGCACCAACGACCTCCAGGTCGTCTCCACCGACCACTGCCCGTTCTGCTTCGTCGGGCAGAAGGAGCTCGGCCGGGGAGACTTCTCCAAGATCCCCAACGGGCTGCCGGGCGTGGAGAACCGGATGGACCTCCTGCACCAGGCGGTCCTGGACGGACACCTCACCCGCCGCCGCTGGATCGAGATCGCCTGCGCCAGTCCGGCCAGAATGTTCGGCCTCTATCCGAAGAAGGGCACCATCGCGCCGGGCGCCGACGCCGATGTCGTCCTCTACGACCCGCACGCCGAGCAGACCCTCTCGGCGCAGACCCACCACATGAACGTCGACTACTCGGCGTACGAGGGCAAGCGGATCACCGGCCGGGTGGAGACCGTGCTCTCCCGCGGTGAAGTGGTCATCGACCAGCGGGAGTTCACCGGCCGGGCGGGACACGGTCAGTACACGCCCCGCGGCACCTGTCAGTACCTCACCTAGGAGTGGCCAGGCCATGGACTTCGGACTCGTCCTGCAGACCGACCCGCCGGCCTCGGCCGTCGTCGGACTGATGCGGCGCGCGGAACGCAACGGCTTCCGCTACGGCTGGACCTTCGACTCGGCGGTGCTCTGGCAAGAGCCCTTCGTGATCTACAGCCAGATCCTCGAACACACCCGGGAACTCACCGTCGGACCGATGGTGACCAACCCCGGGACCAGGACCTGGGAGGTCACCGCCTCCACCTTCGCGACGCTCAACGACATGTACGGCAACCGCACGGTGTGCGGCATCGGCCGCGGCGACTCCGCGATGCGCGTCGCCGGACGCAAACCCAACACCCTGGCACGGCTCGGCGAGGCGATCGGGGTCATTCGTGATCTGGCCGAGGGCCGGGAGGCGGACGTCGAGGGGCAGCCGCTGCGACTGCCCTGGGTGCGGGACGGGAAGCTGCCGGTGTGGATGGCGGCGTACGGCCCCAAGGCGCTGGCGCTCGCCGGCCAGAAGGCCGACGGGTTCATCCTCCAGCTCGCCGACCCGTATCTGACCCAGACCATGGTCCAGGCGGTCCGTACCGCCGCGTCGGACGCCGGGCGTGACCCGGACTCCGTCACGATCTGCGTCGCCGCGCCCGCGTATGTCGGCGACGACCTCGCACACGCCCGCGATCAGTGCCGGTGGTTCGGCGGGATGGTCGGCAACCATGTCGCCGACCTGGTGTCCCGCTACGGCGAGCACTCCGATCTGGTGCCCGAGGCCCTCACCTCGTACATCAAGGCGCGCGAGGGCTACGACTACAGCCACCACGGCCGCGCCGGGAATCCGTCCACGGACTTCGTCCCGGACGAGATCGTGGACCGCTTCTGTCTGCTGGGTCCGGCCCAGGCGCACATCGAGAAGCTGCAGGCGCTGCGCGAGCTGGGCGTGGACCAGTTCGCGGTCTACAACATGCACGACGCGAAGGAAGCGACGATCGACGTGTACGGCTCCGAGATCATCCCGGCGCTCAACCCGCCGTCGCACGGCTGAAGGAGCTGGAGCCATGACCGCGACCGTCCCGCCGGCCCCCTCCGAGGGGTCACCGTCCGACCCGGCGGGACGCGTCGAGCTCGCGCCCGGTGCGGTTCCCGCCGACAGCCCCTTCGTCAATGACGATCTGCTGCCCGTCCCCCTCGCGCAACGACGCTGGACGACGTACAACTTCGCCGCCCTGTGGGTCGGCATGGCCCACAACATCCCGTCCTGGCTGCTCGCTTCCGGTCTCGTCGCCCTCGGCATGGACTGGAAACAGGCAGTGTTCACCATCGCCCTCGCCAATCTGATCGTGCTCGCGCCGATGCTGCTGACCGGGCACGCGGGACCGAAGTACGGCATCCCGTTCCCCGTCCTCGCGCGCGCCTCCTTCGGGCTGCGCGGAGCGAACCTGCCGGCACTGGTCCGGGCCGCGGTGGCCTGTGCCTGGTTCGGCATCCAGACCTGGATCGGCGGGCAGGGCATCTTCATCCTGCTCGGCAAGATCTTCGGCGGCTGGGCGGAGGCGGCCGAGGTCGGCGGGCAGCCGTGGACGCTGTGGGTGTGCTTCGCGCTCTTCTGGGTGGTCGAACTGGCCATCATCTACCGGGGAATGGAGACGCTGCGGCGGTTCGAGAACTGGGCCGCGCCCTTCGTCATCGTCGGCGCGCTGGTCCTGCTGGTGTGGATCACCGCCAAGGCGGGCGGCCTCGGACCGCTTCTCGACCAGCCTTCGAAGCTCGGCTGGGGCGCCGACTTCTGGGCGGTCTTCTTCCCTTCGCTGATGGGGATGATCGCCTTCTGGTCGACCCTGTCGCTGAACATCCCGGACTTCACCCGTTTCGGTGCCGGTCAACGCGCCCAGGTCTGGGGCCAGTCGCTGGGCCTGCCGACGACGATGACGCTCTTCGCGCTCCTCTCGGTCCTTGTCACCTCGGGATCCCAGGCGGTGTACGGCGCGGCGGTCTGGGACCCGGTCGAGCTCGCCGCCAAGACCGACAATGTCTTCGGCCTGCTCTTCGCGCTGGTGACGGTGCTGATCGCGACGATCTCGGTGAACATCGCGGCAAACGTCGTCTCACCCGCGTACGACCTCGCCAACCTGGCGCCGAAGCTGATCAACTTCCGCAGGGGCGCGCTGATCACGGGCATCGTGGGCGTCCTGATCATGCCGTGGAAGCTGACCGAGACACCCGAGCTCTATATCTTCACCTGGCTCGGTCTGGTCGGCGGAATGCTCGGCACGGTCGCGGGCATCCTGATCGCGGACTACTGGATCATCCGCCGCACCGTCCTGGACCTGGCCGGCCTCTACACCCCGGGCAGCCGCTACTGGTACACCGCCGGCTGGAATCTGCGCGCGGTAGCCGCGTTCGCGGTCGGCGGGTTGCTCGCGGTGGGCGGTTCGCACTCGGCCGAGGGGAAGGGGCCGTTCCCCGAGGACGGACTGATCCCCTTCCTGAAGCCGCTTGCGAACTACGGCTGGGCGGTGGGACTCGCGGCGTCGCTGCTGCTGTATGTGGCGTTGATGCGTTCGGCCGGGATCCAGCGGCGGGAGCCGGTGTCGTAGTCGTAGACCGGGCGGTCCTTGATACCGCTCGTACGGAACGGCTGTCCGTTGTTGTCGAGCCGTACGGTGCCGGAGCGGTCGCCGCTGCTCCACTCCAACTCCAGGTACCAGTCGCAGTCACAGGCGACCGTACGGCCGAGGACCAGCAGTGACTCGGGGTCGGCGGCCGACACCTTGTAGGGGAAGGAGACGGCGGGGATCGGCTCACCGGCGTCGTTGCCCGCCATGGGGCGGGCGACCGGGCGGGACGTGTCGAGGTCGACGTCGAACAGGCGGGGA includes:
- a CDS encoding TIGR03842 family LLM class F420-dependent oxidoreductase → MDFGLVLQTDPPASAVVGLMRRAERNGFRYGWTFDSAVLWQEPFVIYSQILEHTRELTVGPMVTNPGTRTWEVTASTFATLNDMYGNRTVCGIGRGDSAMRVAGRKPNTLARLGEAIGVIRDLAEGREADVEGQPLRLPWVRDGKLPVWMAAYGPKALALAGQKADGFILQLADPYLTQTMVQAVRTAASDAGRDPDSVTICVAAPAYVGDDLAHARDQCRWFGGMVGNHVADLVSRYGEHSDLVPEALTSYIKAREGYDYSHHGRAGNPSTDFVPDEIVDRFCLLGPAQAHIEKLQALRELGVDQFAVYNMHDAKEATIDVYGSEIIPALNPPSHG
- a CDS encoding NCS1 family nucleobase:cation symporter-1 produces the protein MTATVPPAPSEGSPSDPAGRVELAPGAVPADSPFVNDDLLPVPLAQRRWTTYNFAALWVGMAHNIPSWLLASGLVALGMDWKQAVFTIALANLIVLAPMLLTGHAGPKYGIPFPVLARASFGLRGANLPALVRAAVACAWFGIQTWIGGQGIFILLGKIFGGWAEAAEVGGQPWTLWVCFALFWVVELAIIYRGMETLRRFENWAAPFVIVGALVLLVWITAKAGGLGPLLDQPSKLGWGADFWAVFFPSLMGMIAFWSTLSLNIPDFTRFGAGQRAQVWGQSLGLPTTMTLFALLSVLVTSGSQAVYGAAVWDPVELAAKTDNVFGLLFALVTVLIATISVNIAANVVSPAYDLANLAPKLINFRRGALITGIVGVLIMPWKLTETPELYIFTWLGLVGGMLGTVAGILIADYWIIRRTVLDLAGLYTPGSRYWYTAGWNLRAVAAFAVGGLLAVGGSHSAEGKGPFPEDGLIPFLKPLANYGWAVGLAASLLLYVALMRSAGIQRREPVS